ttcgatccctggggtcaggaagatcccctggaggaggaaatggtaacccgctccagtattcttgcctggaaaatctcatggacagaggagcctagagggctgcagtccttgaTGTCACAAaggggcacaactgagcacgcactcaCGAGAGAAGAGTAGAAAAGGGAGTCGTTCAGAGACCAAacgtttattgaacacctactatgtgccaggcactgtcccagGAACCTGGGAGAGGAGGGGTCAGGGTAGCCTGGAACTGTCCAAGCTGCAGTTCCTTCTCCCAGAAACAAGGCCTGCAGGGGAACAGGGTCTGGGGGGGCCTCCTCCCTGAGAGGTAGAAGGCCTTGGGTACAGAAGGTGGAGGCCTCTAGGAATGAGAAGGCTGGGGAATGTGTGGGGGTCCGAGGCTGGTGCCTTCTCTGGTTCAAACCAGGGGTGCAGAGAAGCAAGCTTCCCAGGAGCTGGGTCATCACCTCCTCTTGAGCACGGATATGCAGGACTTCTTGAGGGGCCCGATCTGCAAATGGGCATCAACACTCTCCAGGAAGAAGGCGGGCTTGAGCCTGCGCGTGAAGAGCCCCGCAAAGTAACTGTCCAGGCGGCTCTGAAAGGGGTCGACGGGGGAAGCCGGCGTGCCACTCCGGCGCCGGGAGGCCCTCAGCCTCCGTAGGAGGCTCATCTTGCCATCCCGCACGGCGTAGAAGGCCAGGGCTCGGTCAGCGTATTCCAGGCAGATCCCCACGGTGGGCGAGAAGGGGTGCGGCAGGGGCGCCTCCTGCCCGTGGAACCAGACGGAGAAGCTGCGTCCGTTCCACTGCAGGCAGCAGGAGTAGGCATTGCGGCCCAGCCGGCCCCGGTCGTAGGGCTCTTGTGGGGAGAAGTCTTCAGCCATGACCCCCACGCTGACCCAGCCCTCGATGATCTCCACCTCCCAGTAATAGGTGCCCCGGTCCAGGGCGCCCTCGCCCAGCACCTGCTCGCAGTGGGTGAAGCGGGTGGGTGACTCGGGGTAGTTAATAGGACACAGCACCCTCTTCACGCCCTTGGTTCCAAACAGCTGCAGGAACTTGTCGGCCGTGTCACTGTCCAAGTCCACGATGTAGGCAACTGCCCCCACGGACCGGAGAGAAATACGGGGCTCAGGTCCAAGGTCAGGCAGGGCAGCCTTTCCCCGAGGGGCCCACCTCCCCCAAACACCTCTCCCGTCCTTTGCAACGGGCACAATTCAGCCATCACGGGGAGACCCCCGTGAGCTGACCTAGTTCACTCTCTGAACCGGGGACAGGAATCCCGGCCCATGGGCACTTAGGGCCCAGCCCAGCAGCCTTGGGAGAGCCCAGGTGAGCATCCTGGTGAGCCCAGGTATCAACTTACACTTGAGGAAGTAATCCCTAGGAGCCTCACTCTCCAGGTTGTTGGTGCTGTCAGGGTCCTGGGACTCAGCGTCTGCTGCCAAAGAGGAGACAGACGGTGAGGGTGTCCTTAGCTGCCTGTGGCTGGGCTGCACAAGATGACCCAGCTCTGAACCTGTGATTGaaatccttctcctcctcctccatcctcccagcACCCCAGGCCACCTGGGGACAGACACATGCCCAAATACGGTACCCTGTGTCCACACGCATGCTGGTCCTCGTTCTAcgtcccctccccatccccgccccgccccatGTCCTCCCTGGGCTTCATCCCCTCTGAAGCCAGAGGGTGTGCCAGGACAGGCCCTCTCTGCCCCCCGCGCTGCGGCCAAAGGGGCTGACTCGTGATTACAGGGTGGTGGCTCGAGTCCCTGGCAGGGTTTGGGGTCCCACCCTGTGCTAGGCACAGTTTCCATCCTCCACTCCTGAGCGGGCACTGGGCCTGGGGCCCTGTGCGGGTAGCCTGGGGAAGGGTGAGTCACTTGCGGGGGGCGCCCACCTTCCGTGCCCGGCTTCTGCAGCCCATCTTCGTCACCGCCCAGCCCCTGCAGCTGCTCCCACTGGCTGGAACAGGCTGCAGCCAGGACGGCTCGCACCGCGCGCACAGCCTGGGAGGACTTGGTGAAGCTGAGCTCCTTCGGGGGTCCGGGCCCAGGGCCAcacccctcctccagggccaGCCTGAGTGCCAGGAGCTCCTGTGCCAAACAGATGCCCATTAAGGCTGAGCCGGCCGCAGCAGCTCCTCCGGGCAGGAGACAGACAGCTCCGCCAGGAGGCCGGCACAGCCACGAAGGCAGCCCCCCGCAGCCTCCTCCTGCAGCTTCGGTGCCCGCCGCACCCACGGAGCCGCCCTCACCTGCAGGAAGCTGACTGAGTCGGCTTCGGGGACCTGACTGAGGTTGTGGCGGGCCCTGCTGAGTCGGCTCCGCTGCTCCTCCTGCCGCCGCAGGTCACCCTGGGAGCGGCCCAGCATGGCCGCCTCCCCCTCGTCGATGAAGCCCAGCACCTGGGTCTGAAACCCCTGCAGGACGGCCGCAGCCTCGGCAAACAGCCGGCTCACCCTCTCCCGCTCTGCCACGGCTGCACTCTGCACAGGACAGTGGGGGGGCAGGCATTGAGGACAGAGAACACCCCGAAGACGTTTTGGCCACCTTCTCAGACCCCCGCCTTCCCACTATGTCTTGTTTGGGGGGGGTGGACAGAGGCACAAGCCCGAACTGCCCTGGGTCTGTGCCAGGTCAGGGGGGAGACAGGCGTGCTCAGTGGAGCTGGGCCACGCCCTGGGCACGGGTTTCTCTGGGGTGGAGGGTGCCATGCTGAAAGCTCACAGTGCCGGGAGCCTGCGGCAGGGGTGGACGGGGGCGGGGTTGGACGAGATCTGACCTTGATGAGGGCCACCGTGCGCCGGGACTGAGCGATGCCCGCGCCCAGCTCGTCCATGCGGTCCTCCACGGCGCTCAGGACTTTGGGCTGCTCGGCCTGTGGACGACACCCtcgaggagaaaggggtctggaagTAGGGTCCCGGGCCTCACcaagggggaggtgggggtgaccAGGGGTCCAGGTGGACTGGGAGTGGTGATGATATACCAAAGGGGCCTCAAGCCCAGGCTGGTGCCCTTTCGGAATGCCCGGGAGAGGGCAGGCTGGTGGGCCATGGGCTGCCTGCCTCCCCTCTTTGGTGAGCAAGTCCAGGGCCCTCCGGGTTCTCCATGTTGCTCACTGTGATTTGAGAACTTCCCTCCGCGGGAAAgaagcagaaagtgaggaggggtCCTGCGCAAGGTCTGAGAATCACCGTCCCTCAAGAATCTGTGTCCCCAATCCAAGCCTGAAAAATGGGGATTCCGGGCAAATCCCCTGGGTCTTATGAGTCAGCACTTCAGGCAGGAGAGACGGAAAATCCCAAGGCCAGAGGCGCCAAGACCAGGCCTGGGGCCAAAGGAAACTGGGGGCGGAGGTAACAGGGCTGGACAGCCAGTACATGCGCCCACCACCAGCCCCCGGAACAGCCGGACAGAGcggtctgtgtgctcagtccacCCTCCGCCGCACTCCTGTCGTCTGCCACACCCATCCAGACCCTCAGCCCAGGCAGATCTGAGCGGGACCGGCGGTAGCCCGGCCAAGGCACCGGCCGCCCGCCGGGTACCCTgcggaccccaccaggctcctttaacCACCCCCTCACCATGGGCTCCGCCCCAGCCTCAGTCTTCCAGCCCGATTTTTGCATCCTTTTCGAGTTCTCACTGGGTCCCTCCAACCCCCATTTTCATTCCAAAAAGAATGTCCCACAGCGAGCAGGTGACGGTCAGGGCTGGAAGGCACCGCAGAGATCTTCAGGTTAGAGAGGGGAATTAAGGATGGCAAAGCAATGAGGGGTCCTCGGCCGGCGCGCGAGCCCCATCACCCGCCCCAGCCCGCCCGCCGCGCCCGCGCCCTACCTCCTGGAGCGCGCGCTCCTGCTCCAGTGGCACGAGCTCGTGGCCCCGGTGCTCCTGGGCGGCGCAGGCCTCGCACAGGCACACGCGCTCGGCGCGGCAGTAGCGCTCGAGCGGCCGCAGGTGGCGCGGACACAGGCTCTCCTCCAGCCGGCGCAGCGGCGGCACCAGGCGGTGTCCGCGCAGCGCGGGGCTGCGCTCGTGCGGGCCCAGGTGCGCGGGACAGAAGGACGcgaggcaggagaggcaggagagcgCGGCGGGCAGGGCGGCGCCTTCGGGGCACGCATCGCATCGCACCGGCTCCTCGCCGGGCGGCCATGACTCGGGCGCGCAGGGAGCCGACGGCTCCGGGGCGCTGGGCGGCGCGCTGGGTGTTGCTGGCTCGGGGGCCGGTGCCGGGCCGGGGCCGGGCCCCGGGCCCGAGCCCTGGCGGAGCTGCAGCAGCTCGGACAGCGTGTGGTTCTTGCGGAGCTGGAGGCCGTCGGGGAAGGGTTCCTGGCACAGCGGGCAGCGTGCCGTGCCTCCGGGGCCTCCGGCGCCACCCGCTCCGCGGTGCGGCCAGAGCGCGCCCAGGCAGGCGAGGCAGAAGTTGTGGCCGCAGGGCAGTGTCACCGGCTCCCGGAGCGGCTCCAGGCAGATGGGGCAGCTGAAGGGTCCACTCCCGTCCATGGCTCCGCGGCCGCGGCGCACCGCCTCCGCCAATCTCGCCTGGGAGGGACCCGGACCGTTGGCGACGCGGCGCCGCCCCCTGGGACAGAGGCCAAGGGTCcggcccccgcccgcccccggcTCGGACCGCCCCCCAGCGCAAAAGGCCGGCCTGTACCCGGCCCCGTCCCGGACAGCGTGGGGTGGCCTCTGGGCCCCAGTCTGACCCCTAGGGGCTCCTGGAggaaagggcagagagagagagggcagagagcagagaaggCGACTGGAGGGGCCACACTGAAAGCAGGAGAGGAATTCACCCCTCCATGACCCACGATGGGGGTCCACCCCATGGCCAGCCAGGGCCTCCAGAGGGGCTGGGCAACCGCACGGTGTCAGGCAGGCACCTTTGCGCTCCAGACCCCTCCGCAGCACCTTTAGCCAAGTTGCTGAGCTGCtgagacttcctggtggtccaatagctaGGACTCCCCGTGCTCCCAGTGTTGGGgaactgggttccatccctggtcagggagttagatcccacatgctgcaactaagcagctgaatattccacatgcccacaacgaagatcaaagatcctgcatgccacaactaagacctggctcagccaaataaatacaaaaagaaaaaagacaaagttgCTGAGCTGCAGGGAAAAATAACTGCTGATGGGTATATGTTTTTGCCTCTTAGTGACTCTATTTACCTCTGGTGGGGAACTTGGGCTTCTCTAAACTTAAAATGGGAAGTTGATGTCGTCCTCCAAGTCCACTGCCCTAGGAATTCAGTTCCAGCCCATGGACACTCACGCCATGCGCCAGGGGCTCAGGCTGCGGGTTTCCCAAGTGGAGGTGTTCGCTGAGACTAGTCTAACCACACACTTAAAATGGTGCATTTTAGTATATGTAAACTACACCTCCgtaatgttaaattaaaaaaaatagaatggcaaCAAAATGACTAAAGGAGCACTGGTTTGTAACCCTAAGTATAAAACAAACTTCCATGAGTTCATGCTGTTCTAAATAAATCtctggataaataaataaatgagggagAATAGACAAATTTCCCACTCAGAGGAAGTCTGAGCAGTTTTGGCACATTCTCCAAGATGGAGAGTGGCTTCCCACTCTGCACGTGTGGAGGGTGCagagtgacttccttccaaagggAGCAGAAGAGTAACTTGACAGGGTACAGTGATGAAAACCAGCccagccaggtgatcaaggtcaacatcaacagtGATGTCATGTTCGGCAGTAAGTACCGTTGATATGATGTGGTCTTCCTACCCACAGtcccactctgctgctgctgctgctaagttgcttcagtcatgtccgactttgtgtgacccccatagatggcagtccatcaggctccaccgtccctgggattctccaggcaagaacactggagcgggttgccatttccttctccaatgcatgaaaatgaaaagtgaaagtgaagttgctcagtcgtgtccaactcttagcgaccccatggactacagcctaccaggctcctccatccatgggattttccaggcaagagtactggagtggggtgccattaccttctccgacaGCCCCactgtaattattattaaaactttAGACAGATCCCAATGGAGACACAGTCTACACAGCGCCTGATCAGAACCCCTTGAAACTCTCCAAG
This portion of the Bubalus bubalis isolate 160015118507 breed Murrah chromosome 3, NDDB_SH_1, whole genome shotgun sequence genome encodes:
- the TRIM47 gene encoding E3 ubiquitin-protein ligase TRIM47 isoform X1, yielding MDGSGPFSCPICLEPLREPVTLPCGHNFCLACLGALWPHRGAGGAGGPGGTARCPLCQEPFPDGLQLRKNHTLSELLQLRQGSGPGPGPGPAPAPEPATPSAPPSAPEPSAPCAPESWPPGEEPVRCDACPEGAALPAALSCLSCLASFCPAHLGPHERSPALRGHRLVPPLRRLEESLCPRHLRPLERYCRAERVCLCEACAAQEHRGHELVPLEQERALQEAEQPKVLSAVEDRMDELGAGIAQSRRTVALIKSAAVAERERVSRLFAEAAAVLQGFQTQVLGFIDEGEAAMLGRSQGDLRRQEEQRSRLSRARHNLSQVPEADSVSFLQELLALRLALEEGCGPGPGPPKELSFTKSSQAVRAVRAVLAAACSSQWEQLQGLGGDEDGLQKPGTEADAESQDPDSTNNLESEAPRDYFLKFAYIVDLDSDTADKFLQLFGTKGVKRVLCPINYPESPTRFTHCEQVLGEGALDRGTYYWEVEIIEGWVSVGVMAEDFSPQEPYDRGRLGRNAYSCCLQWNGRSFSVWFHGQEAPLPHPFSPTVGICLEYADRALAFYAVRDGKMSLLRRLRASRRRSGTPASPVDPFQSRLDSYFAGLFTRRLKPAFFLESVDAHLQIGPLKKSCISVLKRR
- the TRIM47 gene encoding E3 ubiquitin-protein ligase TRIM47 isoform X2 gives rise to the protein MDGSGPFSCPICLEPLREPVTLPCGHNFCLACLGALWPHRGAGGAGGPGGTARCPLCQEPFPDGLQLRKNHTLSELLQLRQGSGPGPGPGPAPAPEPATPSAPPSAPEPSAPCAPESWPPGEEPVRCDACPEGAALPAALSCLSCLASFCPAHLGPHERSPALRGHRLVPPLRRLEESLCPRHLRPLERYCRAERVCLCEACAAQEHRGHELVPLEQERALQEAEQPKVLSAVEDRMDELGAGIAQSRRTVALIKSAAVAERERVSRLFAEAAAVLQGFQTQVLGFIDEGEAAMLGRSQGDLRRQEEQRSRLSRARHNLSQVPEADSVSFLQELLALRLALEEGCGPGPGPPKELSFTKSSQAVRAVRAVLAAACSSQWEQLQGLGGDEDGLQKPGTEDAESQDPDSTNNLESEAPRDYFLKFAYIVDLDSDTADKFLQLFGTKGVKRVLCPINYPESPTRFTHCEQVLGEGALDRGTYYWEVEIIEGWVSVGVMAEDFSPQEPYDRGRLGRNAYSCCLQWNGRSFSVWFHGQEAPLPHPFSPTVGICLEYADRALAFYAVRDGKMSLLRRLRASRRRSGTPASPVDPFQSRLDSYFAGLFTRRLKPAFFLESVDAHLQIGPLKKSCISVLKRR